GCCGGGCCGTCGCCGGCACCCGCCGGCTCCGGGTCCGGCCCGGGATCGGCCGTCGCGGCGGGGTGCGCGGCTTCCGGCGTACCGGTGAAGGGCAGGGTTTCGCCGAGGGGCGGGTCGGCGGAGAAGTCGTCGTCGGCGGGGGAGAGGTTGCGGCAGACGTGGTCGGGGTCGGCGGACGCGCGGGCGAGCGCCGCGATCTGGGCCGCCATCGGGTGGCCGGCCGGCAGGTATTCGCGGCAGAGGTCGCGGGCGCCGCCGAAGAGCTGGTGGGCCTCGCCGAAGTTGCCGCAGTCGCGTTCCATGGTGCCGAGCCGGGCCAGCATCTTGATGCCCGCGGGGTGGCCCTCGCCGTAGGTCTCGCGGTGCCGCCGGTACGCGTCCGCGAGCAGCCGCCGGGCCGTCACGCACTCGCCGCGCGCGTGTTCGACCGTGGCCAGGTCGGCCTGGGCGGCCAGCACCCGCATCGAGCCGGGACCGTCGACCAGGGTGAGCCGGGCGACCACGTCGCGGTAGAGGTGCGCCGCGCCGGCGAACGCCCCGACGCGGTGCAGCACGGCCGCGAGCGTGGCGGCCGCGACGACGGTGCGTTCGTCGGCCGGGCCGCGCAGTCGCCGCTGGGCGGTGTGCGCGAACGTGGCCCAGGCCCGTGCGGACCGTGGCTCGCCGAGCGCGACCAGGATGCGGGCGAGCAGGCCCGCCGCGTCGGCCAGGTCGGCGGACGCGCGCAGCGGATCGACGTCGACGGCGGCGAGCGCGTCACTGAGCAGCATCTGGGCGGCCCCGAGGTCGCCCGCGCCGACCAGTTCCTTCGCGTGCGCTGTCAGTTCAGCCAATCCGTGGGACACGTGCCCCATAGTGCTCGTTCCGGAACGATGTGTTCAAGTGGGCGCTCTCGGCGGTGCTGGTCCGGGAATGCCGTACCGGGCGATTCCGGACTGTCGCGAAGCCGTCAGCGCAGTTCGTGCTCCGGGTCGAGGTGGTCGAGCAGCCGGGTGCCGATCGCGCCGAGCTGGGTGAGCTGTTCCGGGGTCAGCTGGTCGAAGAGGTGCGCGCGGACGCCGTCGACGTGCCGGGGCGCGGCCGCGGCGAGCACCTCGTACCCGCGCTCGGTGAGCACGGCGAGCTGGCCGCGCCGGTCGGTGGGGCAGTCCTCGCGCCGCACCCAGCCCTGTTCGGTGAGCCGGGTGACCGCGTGCGAGATGCGGCTGCGGGACGAGGCGAGCGAGTCGGCGAGGTCGCTCATCCGCATGCTGCGGTCGGGTGCCTCGGAGAGCCGGACCAGGATCTCGTAGTACGCGTGCGGCATGCCTGAGTCCCGCTGCAGCTCCCGGTCCAGCGTCTCCAGCAGGGCCCGGGAGGCGAAGAGGAACGCCCGCCAGGTGCGTTGCTCCTCGGGGTTCAGCCAGCGCGTCATGACCGTATGATAATCAACTAGTTGAACCTTCAACTACCAAGATGGATGGAGGGATCGTCATGGGTGTCGTCCGGCTGAACCACGCCGTGCTCTACATCAGCGACCTCGACCGGAGCGTCGCGTTCTACCGGGACGTGCTCGGCTTCCGCCAGGTGCCGATGACGCCGAACGGGTTCCGCGCCGCGTTCATGCAGGCGCCGGACTCGACGAACGACCACGACCTGGGGCTGTTCGAGATCGGGCCGGCCGGTCCGTCGATGGCCGGGCGGGCCACGGTCGGGCTCTACCACCTGGCGTGGGAGGTCGACACGCTGGACACGCTGGAGGCCGTGATGGCGGCGCTGGCGAACGCGGACGCGCTGGTCGGCACGTCCGATCACGGCAGCACCAAGAGCCTCTACGGCAGGGACCCGGACGGGCTGGAGTTCGAGGTGGTCTGGCTGATCCCCAAGGATCTGCTGGACGACGCGGCGCTGGCCGCGCGCAGGACGATCGGGCGGTTGGACCTCGACCGGGAGAAGCGACGGTACGGGGGCCAGACGCGCGGCGGAGTGGGAATCTCTGTCAGCGCCTGACCCCCGGGCCGGCTCAGTTCGCCGAGCGGGACTTGTCCTGCTTCCAGGAGAACGGGCCGGGCAGGTCGACGCGGTGCGCGCGGGCCTTGGAGTTCCAGGACCAGCGACCGATCTTGATACTCCACGACGAGAAACCGTTCTCGGT
This genomic window from Catenuloplanes niger contains:
- a CDS encoding DUF4236 domain-containing protein, giving the protein MGLMFRKRKKFGPLILNFTENGFSSWSIKIGRWSWNSKARAHRVDLPGPFSWKQDKSRSAN
- a CDS encoding MarR family winged helix-turn-helix transcriptional regulator — its product is MTRWLNPEEQRTWRAFLFASRALLETLDRELQRDSGMPHAYYEILVRLSEAPDRSMRMSDLADSLASSRSRISHAVTRLTEQGWVRREDCPTDRRGQLAVLTERGYEVLAAAAPRHVDGVRAHLFDQLTPEQLTQLGAIGTRLLDHLDPEHELR
- a CDS encoding VOC family protein produces the protein MGVVRLNHAVLYISDLDRSVAFYRDVLGFRQVPMTPNGFRAAFMQAPDSTNDHDLGLFEIGPAGPSMAGRATVGLYHLAWEVDTLDTLEAVMAALANADALVGTSDHGSTKSLYGRDPDGLEFEVVWLIPKDLLDDAALAARRTIGRLDLDREKRRYGGQTRGGVGISVSA